In the Pecten maximus chromosome 5, xPecMax1.1, whole genome shotgun sequence genome, GTTTCCTCGGATTCACATGTTAATTAGTTCCGAAAGATAATTGAGAGTGAACTGTATGTACACAATACTctgaaataaaattgtaaaatacaataataaattAAGGTAGACTTGAAAAATGTTTGGTGAAAGAAATCAGTGGCAATACACTACTAACCCCCATTAGACACtatacataattaatttcaCTGTATGGCCATGGAGAAGTGACACCCCTTGCATCTTAAAAGATTAAAATATCCCTCAGTATAACATACTAGAGTAAATGATACATATGGTATCATTAAGATATGATATCAACGGGAACCAAGCTACAACCAACTAAAAGCAGGTTATGTATCAGTTATAATTTAAATACAAGTATTTTTTCTTCGTTGTTTTAGAGTTTCAAGTTTAATCAGGTAGAGGGTGATTTGTTTTCCTGTGGAGACAAAGAGTCCTTAGCCCACTGTATTAGTGAGGATGTCCGTATGGGGAAAGGAATTGCTGTCTTGTTCAAGAAAAAGTTTGGCAGAGTGGATGAGCTGAAGGCAATGAGTATgtctgcatatatatatagaagtgAATTTCTGATATTGACTAAAAcagttgaatatttttgaaCACCTATCTCGGATAATTATTTTGTGAAAAGATCTTCTGCAGATTCCTCAGGGAACCCCTACCTTTAACGTCAAGTCCCATGCATAACTAGAGTAATTGACTTGCTGTCTTTAGAGAATTCAGACCTGGTTTCTCTAGTttctttgtatatttatatgctGATTTATTGATTTATGTGGTTGGGAATCAATGTTTCCTCTTGAAATTTACCTTAGAATTAGTGACTGATATTGGATGGTTTCAGAGCCCAATATTTCATCTTGCTCCACGCAACAAGGTTTTTTTTGTcagaacatacatgtaaattaagATTACAGTAAAACCTTCTTAGATGAACAGGATTGATTCAAATTTCTGCTATTGTTAAGTAAActaaaatctcaaatttcataatatattttcataatatatGTTAAAGCCCTGAAATGAATTTCGAATGTTAAAAACTATTTCCTCTGGTCCTGCAAGTTTTACACTATCCTGTTAGTTGGATGAGACCCAATTATGATTATGTAGATACCTAGATGCAATACATAATGGAATCTGATAATGTATATTCTTCACCATTTGACATTTTATACCATTTATTTTCAGCTCAATGCATGGGTATCAAACTTTATAATAGCACATTATTTCAATGTTCCTCAATCAGAAGGGTTGTTATCCTAATCATATGATGAATATTGATTACAGTACATATAAATGTGGGGAAAAAACTTTACATTCTATTCAAATGTTCAATAATTAGCTACAAATAtgtcatttttcatttcaagaGAAGAAAACTGGTGAATTAGCAGTTCTGCGTGATGGAAGACGATTTATTTACTACCTCATAACAAAACCCAAGGCGCATGATAAACCAACTTATGACACCTTGAAATCCAGTCTGAAGGAGATGAAGAAACACTGTGTAAGGAACAATGTAACATCATTGTCCATGCCTTGTATTGGTTGTGGTCTGGACCGTCTAAACTGGGAGGAGGTCTCCACAATGATATGTGAACTCTTCTCTGACACAAACATGACAATCACAGTTTACCAGCTACCTCCCAAACCCAAAACATAGGAAAAAATTAATGTATGTTAGTCATCTTTCTACTGATACAATGTTTAAAGTGCCAATGTTTTACCCGTATATTGCAACAAGGTTGGTTTCGCATTAGGTATCATGATgcagatttgaaaatttattttcgtaatacattaatattattgcatatatgatatatgatggaACAGTCTAACTGATAGGTATTAACAATACCTTGTCTGGATAATAACTTTGTTAGCTCGTTCAATAGGTACATTCCCCAATCTATGATCATAACATGACAGTGTCACGGACCACATATATAGAGCGTGGGTTGAAGATTTATGCCAAGTCACTGTATAACATGCTGTAACAAGAGCggtcgtccgtctgtccgtctgtccgtccgtccgtctgtccgtccatctCTCTGTCTGACTATCTctccgtccgtccatctgtccatGAAATTTTAACTCCTGAAAAACTATAAGCAGCTGGGCACTGATATTTGGCTAGGAGGTACCAGGGATATTAGAGTACATTAAAGTTtactcatataaatgaccttgatctattCTCAAGGTCACTGCTAGGGGCTAATAATGTTAAAAACTTCAAGAAGCTTCTTAAGTTCTAGAAGATCCAATCCTGGTATGTTTCCAGGAGGTGTGGCATAGTTCTCTTAATATCCCTCATATAAATGATCTTTATCTAATTTCAAGGCCATGATAATCAAATACATGCACTTCAAAATTTGTTTGAGAATTCACTTACCAAGATCTAGAAGACCTAGGTTACCTGTACTCATCTTAGACAGTAGGTACATTTTGTACCTGTTATGAAATGGTATAAAGATTCAAGGTCATTGGGGTCAAACTTTTGAAATTCATTTTAGAATCATCTCAAGTTCTAGAACACCCAGGGTCCTTGTTTTTGGCCAGAGTGTACCTGCTATTGAATATATGCTATGAAACTTCTCTATACCAATAACCTTGACCTGTTTTGAAGGTaataggggtcaaatatgttaaaaacttCTATGATTTTCGTCTTAAGGACAAAAGACCTagatgatttatattttttctgtgGCTACTTATGGAAGAGAGCTTATAACATTACTCATACTGTTGACTGTGACTTATTTTCAAGGTCGCCATGGTGAAACATGAAATATGTCGACCCAGAGATCTGATATTTGTCCAGTAGGTACTTACAATAGAGTGATTTAGATTTTCCTCATATAAGTGACCTTTTGTTCTTTCATCAAGGTCATAGGGGCTAAATagttcaaaataatgaaaaaaaacccccatgGTAATGAGGAATGCTGTATATTGTTTCCACATTTGAATAATCTTgattttcaaggtcactgggatcaaatgtgttaaaataattGAACTGAATTTTCCAAAGTATTCCATTGATTCTTGCATATaactttaaatttcaaaaagCAATGGGGTAAAGACTGATACTACATACAGTCAACATACCTTATTGCTAAATGTATCTGGGTTCatgtaggttatatatatatttatcaaaaacacCAGCACAGATAGTATTTGTTATTTCAGTACCAATGGTCTTCTCAAAAGGCAACTGGCTGTTAACACATCAATTCATTACCCTACATTATGATTCACGAATGAACCAGTGAAAGTTATCACCTCCATcagaaatacaatgtaccatttCCTGAAGCATCACAAACATATAATGGTCAACATGAACACTCCGAATAGTAATATTGTCATTACTTCTTACTGGTCATGAGAGCATTTCAGGCTCTCTGGGCCACTTGCTAGTCCAAAGTAGCCCTGAACAAATTATATGTGTCTTTGGAGTGTCCAGTATTTGTTTCATATAAGCTAGCAATCACCTGTACTAAAGCAATTAAATGAGATAagttattttcagattttcagttttttttctcCTGTTTTTGATAAATCACATGATTTACCCGAGTAGGAGAAGTAAAATCAATGTTTGTAGTTTATAACATCTACTGTTGGATGCATAAACAAACTAGTACATTAATATGTACTTGCAAAACCATTAAAAAGTCTTCACCAAACTTTGTGAGTGTTCTAAAATCCAATTGTTTTCACATAAAGTTTATGTTTGAACATCAGTATTGAGTTGACATAAGGAGACCATTGATTCAGTATACAAAAATTACCATATCAGCAGTGATATTGCCTTATGTGTGCAGTGGAATTGAGGTAACTCATACAGATGTTTGAGTGTGTGAAAgtgtaatttgaaaaataggtcgatatgtatagataatgttttatatatagctacagtaATTACATGGTAGAATGAACTACTGACAATCTGTTATAAAAACAGTCATATTCACACATTTTAGTTTGTAATAAACTTGTAAAAGCTAGATATTTTAGTCCTGCAAATGAAAATGGAatattgtgtgtgtttttgtattaaaatgAATAAGGTTGACTATATAATTAtgacatatattttttgtttttgttttctttaggTCAGGGAATATTAGTTTATTGGAGACCTAGATGGTTTTTgctatgttttattatattaaatttcTTAACTGAACAGGTGAATGATCATTGTAATAGTTTTTGTACATCGATGGTTGTTTATTCTCTAAGATCATGCTTCCCATGGGTATATCCGTTGCTGATATCATTTTCTTGTGATGTTGTTGTAAaacttttaatgtaatttaatAAATCTgttatttgattgaattaagACCTCTGTCAATGTAACAATACATATCAGAGAGAAATGATATCAAATGCAGAAAATGACTTGGATATACAGGAAATTAACAAATCTGAAGACTATCCCCGCATAGCGTGTACGACATTATCAATAAAACAGACAAATTGTCACAAAGGGTTATCAAACCTGTGTTGTTAAATGTCCTTCATTGA is a window encoding:
- the LOC117327429 gene encoding ADP-ribose glycohydrolase OARD1-like, with translation MQLLRIFSGFIQVPVHNIVRSMATVSCTSSGVSFKFNQVEGDLFSCGDKESLAHCISEDVRMGKGIAVLFKKKFGRVDELKAMKKKTGELAVLRDGRRFIYYLITKPKAHDKPTYDTLKSSLKEMKKHCVRNNVTSLSMPCIGCGLDRLNWEEVSTMICELFSDTNMTITVYQLPPKPKT